The DNA segment AAGTTTGTCAGCGTCTCGGCTTGCCTATTGTGGGAGCTCGAGTTGGGGAAGAGTTTTTGATTTGGCCTAAGACTGAGAATCCTGAAGAACTCTTTAGTGAAAATTCAGGACAGAGCTTGTTTGCTATTATCAATGGAAGGTGCGTTGATGATCCTGGTTCAATGGCATCGGATTTAACCGGAAAGTCACTTCTAGGCCTTGATGTTGCTACAAACAGAGACATTATAGGGATTGCTCTCGCCAACTTGATTGTAAGTTCTATCAACTACACATTCTTTAATTCAATATGTTTTTCAGACTGATAttgattatattatatttgcCTTTTGGTTTGTTTTAGAGGGTTCACTGGAGACGTGCTTCGAAGCCATCACCTGGACTAATGCTGACTTCTCCTCTTAGTCAACTTAACAACACCAGTGTTTCTAATTTTCCATTGTTGCGGCCTCAGGATCTTAGGTACTATATAACTTCTTACAGGTTATCTTTTGATATGTTCATCTAACATAAGGTTTTTCTGGTGATTGAAGGTTGGCTATTGCGGCTGCTGAAAGGCTGTTGATTTTGGAACCTCTTAACTGGCGACTTCGAAGAGACCTTGGTATGATGCACTACTACGTCAGGTAAACAAACACCTTCTGTTGCTTGTATTCTTTAAACTTGGTATTGGTCGGTTTAGTTTGATTCTGGAATGGTTAATTCTTGAGCAGGCAATCTAGAGAGGCTATTCAAGAGTTGAGCATATGTATAGCCTTTGCATTtgacgaagaagaagcaaaagtgTTGACGCTTTTTGTTGAGAAACTTCATCTGCTCTCGTCGTTGAAGTCGCCCTTTGGCTCTGATCGCTTGGCCGTTCGCTGAGAAccctctctatctctctctctacctcACTTGTGAATACtcttttctatttctttttcatCATCCCTTTTGTGTTTCGATAAATCCCTTTTGTGGGGAGACATGTAACTTTTGTTGTGTGTAACTCTTTTACTTTCTTCTGATCAGAGTAATAATTGATTTCCCCCCATGGGAGAAACAAAACATGGCCTTGAGTTTATTATGAAACAAACAAGTTATATTGTTTCCAAACCAGAAGATTGAACCAACTATCAGGATTGAATACTTCTACTGTACATACAATCTAAAATATATGAACATGCGAATTGTAATGGATTCTTCTACAGAACATGGATGCATGCAGAGTCGCAAAAGTTAAGTAGTGGTCGTACAGTGGTGATGACTAACTTAGAACATGTCATAAATTCGTTTGGTAGCATTAAAGGTGATATCAGTCTATTATATAGCATTAAATGTGTTTTTCTTGGGCCAAACGAATCAACAACCGATACGAAGAAATGCAAGAGTCGCAAACACATACCATTTTGGGGTCCAGCGCCCCAACGGAAGGGATGTTAAATCCGTTGTGGCCAAGACTCGAACCCGGGTGACGGGCAGTACAGCTAtacctcctttaccaccaagCTACGAGCGCTTGGTTTGTACCATTACTTGTCATTCTTTCATCATATTTCTTATTGGTGTTTATGCATTTTAAGCAACAACtttaatcatttaaaaagaaaaacatgttgTTATCCATTTTATCTGTTTTGCTCTTACTGTTCAATTGCGAAAATCCCGACCATTATTGACCAATACATGTGTTATTACATCCTTTCCTTATGTATAAAGCTTGGTTGGGTGTTTTAGTAGCTTTGGCGATCCTACTTTGGTGTGTTATAACACTTGTCATTTCCACCGAACATCCTAAAAAAATCCCATGAGAGACATCTGCAAACTAAAGCAGATTTAGAAAGTGATCAGTTATAACATTGGATAATTGAGAAATTCATGCGTTTCTTGAGAGTTTAAGGAGTATAAACTTCCAAAGTTGAAATAACTTTATTATTGGGACCCATATTAACAAAACAACTATTCCTTATTTTTCTTTCaagcaaacaaaagaaaaatattgacACACAATCTACGTTTTTGAAGGAAAAAggggttaatatatatatgatctaCACTCAATCGAGTCATAGAAGTATATGACACACAATCTGCGTTTTAAAATAACTTGGTACATTATTAGTTTGCGAAATGAACACGTATCTAGAGCGTAGTGCATGCATCAAACGGTCTTACATGCATAGGAAACCAAAGAGTGGCAATATTTAACCTCCATGTATGCAACACTTGTACCACAACCTGTCATTCTCTCTTCGAACTTTGATGATTCTGCTCTCTAAACCATCGGTTCCTTCACTAACTAGAAGatatcaaaaaagaaaaatttcctGATTCATTATatacaaaaacatttttttaataatttttttaacgcCGACCAAAGTGACCGAACATGTTATAGTTTCCACATTTGTAGGTACTCCAATTCCGACCAATATCAGCTCTTAGGCATCCTCATCCAACATGTGTTAGTGACTTAGTTCGCTGGACATCATGGAGTTGTGATCAAGATTCTATTTTTCTTGAACTGTGGGTAATTCAAATCATTGTAAGAGAATGTCCAGTAGCAACGTTCTTGAACTCTTgcttccacaaaaaaaaaatgaactaaAAGTATTTGACAAGAGATAATATCTCATCTAATGAACAGCCCCTAAATGTCTAGGTTTTCAAAAAAGGGTAACATgaattcaagaaaaaaataattaaatgtctagattactattatatttagcctagtttttattttttttaacttacaaATACAggaattcaaaaataaaatgagaAATTGCATCCAGtgactaagaaaaaaaacaaaattaactaaaCAACTAAAAACACACTCTCTCTCCCCTTTtatcttcctatctctctctactctctctccaaaaaactaattttgtttattttcttggttatttcacaaataaccCCAAATAAAATCAGGATATtaattcgaaaataataaagaataatatCATGAAGGGGACAAATTACTATTTGTCGATTAGAACTTCACATAACTACCAACGAACCCAAGAATAATACTAGCTTCAcataaaatctttaaaaaaaatctaatattcaGAAAAGATAATTATCGATTTATttcatttcataattttattatatagccCCACACTCACACACACTCATCTTCACAGGCTTTTTAACGTGGAGGTAAAGAAAGTAAAACACAAAGCAGAGAGCAATGGACTctctttcttcctcttccttcATCTCCACCTTCTCTCCTGcatcctctcttcttcttccccgCCCATCTTCCTCTCGCCGTCTCCTCCGTATCAACTCCGCCGTCGTCGAAGAACGATCGCCCATCACTAACCCAAGCCAAAACAATGACCTTCCTCCGAGCAAACCTAAGAAACTCTACACTCGAACCAACCACACCGCCGTTTCATCTCCGGCGAAACCCCGACCACAACCACAAACGTCTCTAGCAACAGCTCTCTTCACCACCATGGAAGAAGTCATCAACACGTTTATCGACCCACCGTCACGTCCTTCCGTAGATCCAAAACACGTCCTCTCAGACAACTTCGCTCCTGTCCTCGACGAGCTTCCTCCCACTGAGTGCCAGATCATCCACGGCTCTCTTCCGCCGTCTCTCAACGGCGCTTACATCCGTAACGGCCCTAACCCACAGTTTCTCCCACGTGGGCCCTACCATTTATTTGACGGTGACGGTATGCTTCACGCGATCCGCATCCGTGACGGTAAAGCCACGCTCTGCAGCAGATACGTCAAGACTTACAAATACAACGTTGAGAAACAAACCGGAACTCCGGTTATCCCTAACGTCTTTTCTGGATTTAACGGCGTACCGGCGTCAATGGCTCGCGGAGCTTTAACGGCGTTTAGAGTTTTAGCTGGACAGTTTAATCCGATCAACGGCATTGGTTTAGCGAACACGAGCCTCGCTTTCTTCTGTAACCGCCTCTTCGCTTTAGGAGAATCCGATTTACCGTACGCCGTCCGATTAACGGAGAGCGGAGATATCGTGACGATCGGACGGCACGATTTCGACGGGAAGTTAGCGATGAGCATGACAGCTCATCCGAAAACCGATCCCGAAACCGGAGAGACGTTCGCTTTCCGGTACGGTCCGGTTCCACCGTTTCTAACGTTTTTCCGGTTCGACTCGACCGGGAATAAGCGAAAAGACGTTCCGGTTTTCTCCATGACGTCTCCCTCCTTCCTCCACGACTTCGCGATCACGAGCCGTTACGCGATCTTCTCGGAGATTCAGATTCGGATGAGGATGGACTCGATGCTCGAAGGAGGATCTCCCGTCGGCGCCGATAACGGCAAAACGCCGAGGCTCGGAGTGATTCCGCGCTACGCCGAAGACGAATCGGAGATGAAATGGTTCGAGGTTCCTGGATTCAACATCATCCACGCCATCAACGCCTGGGACGAAGACGACGGTGACACCATCGTTCTCATCGCTCCCAACATTATGTCGATCGAGCACACGCTGGAGAGGATGGAGCTCGTCCACGCCTTGGTGGAGAAGGTGAAGATCGATCTCGTCACCGGGATCGTGACACGTCATCCGATCTCCGCGAGGAACCTCGATTTCGCCGTGATCAATCCGGCGTT comes from the Brassica rapa cultivar Chiifu-401-42 chromosome A01, CAAS_Brap_v3.01, whole genome shotgun sequence genome and includes:
- the LOC103857147 gene encoding uncharacterized protein LOC103857147 isoform X2, with the translated sequence MDAMSFVKENQSDSEEELETVQDQSYPDSEEHLLQLDGKSISEWLSELDAISKEVEAELVSRDIGCHSVQILEAVNTVLFDTRGFERTSKRLALDPKYSYLHSVLNSRCGTAFLFSVIYIEVCQRLGLPIVGARVGEEFLIWPKTENPEELFSENSGQSLFAIINGRCVDDPGSMASDLTGKSLLGLDVATNRDIIGIALANLIRVHWRRASKPSPGLMLTSPLSQLNNTSVSNFPLLRPQDLRLAIAAAERLLILEPLNWRLRRDLGMMHYYVRQSREAIQELSICIAFAFDEEEAKVLTLFVEKLHLLSSLKSPFGSDRLAVR
- the LOC103857159 gene encoding probable carotenoid cleavage dioxygenase 4, chloroplastic; the encoded protein is MDSLSSSSFISTFSPASSLLLPRPSSSRRLLRINSAVVEERSPITNPSQNNDLPPSKPKKLYTRTNHTAVSSPAKPRPQPQTSLATALFTTMEEVINTFIDPPSRPSVDPKHVLSDNFAPVLDELPPTECQIIHGSLPPSLNGAYIRNGPNPQFLPRGPYHLFDGDGMLHAIRIRDGKATLCSRYVKTYKYNVEKQTGTPVIPNVFSGFNGVPASMARGALTAFRVLAGQFNPINGIGLANTSLAFFCNRLFALGESDLPYAVRLTESGDIVTIGRHDFDGKLAMSMTAHPKTDPETGETFAFRYGPVPPFLTFFRFDSTGNKRKDVPVFSMTSPSFLHDFAITSRYAIFSEIQIRMRMDSMLEGGSPVGADNGKTPRLGVIPRYAEDESEMKWFEVPGFNIIHAINAWDEDDGDTIVLIAPNIMSIEHTLERMELVHALVEKVKIDLVTGIVTRHPISARNLDFAVINPAFVGRRSRYVYAAIGDPMPKISGVVKLDVTRGDRDDCTVARRMYGPGCYGGEPFFVARDPGDPEAEEDDGYVVTYVHDEVAGESKFLVMDAKSPELEVVAAVRLPRRVPYGFHGLFVKESDLNKL